GGGCGCCACCATCAGGCCGAACAGCGCGTAGCCGCGCCAGGTGATCAGGACGTTCATCCGCACCAGCCGGTCGTGCCAGAGCAGGGTGGCCAGCGAGGCCCATGGCGTGATGAGCGGGCCGGCGTTGACCCCGATCAGCAGGGCCGCCATCCGCTGCGGCGTTTCAGCCAGGGGTTCGGCCAGCAGGTAGGCGGGCAGATTGTTCAGCACGTTCGAACCCGCCGCACCGGTGGCGGCCAGCCGGAGCAGTTCGGGGAAGCTCTCCCCCGTGCCGGCGAGTTGGCCCACGAATGCCGAGGCGCCCAGGTGCCGGGCGGTTTCCATCACCAGGAAGAGTCCGGAGGCGAACAGCAGCAGGGACCACGGCACCAGCTGCACTTTGAGGACCCGGGGGCGCCGGAACGCGAAGACCGCACCCAGGACCAGCGCGGCGGCCGCGGCGGGGATCCAGACCGGAACGCCGGACACCAGCGCCGGCAGCAGCAGCGCCAGCACCACAGCGGTGCCGCCGAGCAGGACGCGGTCCGTGGATACCGCCGTCGAACTTCCGGTTTCCGCAGCCGGCCGGACCCGCCCCACGGGGATCCGCGAATAGCGTTTGCTCAGATCGCGGCGGAAAACGAGGGCAATGAACACCAGCGGCACCAGCACCGCAGCGAGGGACGGCGCCCACATCAGGGCCGCGAAGCCGGCCGGGCTGATCCCGCCCAGGCTGTGCTGCGCCAGCAGGTTGGTCAGGTTGGAGATGGGCAGCAGCAGGCTCGCAGTGTTCGCCAGCCACACGGTCATCAGGGCAAACGGCAGCGGCGGCAGACCGGCCTGCCGGGTCACGCTGACCACCACCGGGGTCAGCAGCACCGCCGTGGTGTCCAGCGAGAGGAAGATGGTGCTCAGCGTGGCGAACACGGCCAGGAACAGCCAGAGCAGGAAGCTGTAGCCGCGGCCCCAGTGCCGGAACCGGCGTGCAATCCACAGGAAGATGCCCGCCTCGCTGGCCAGCTCGGTCACCACGGTCATGGCGACGACGAACAACAGGATGGGTGCCACCCGGTCAACCAGCGCGGCCAGGTCAGCCGCGGGCAGCGTCCCTGTGACCGCCGCCACCGCGCCGGCCGCCAGCAGTACCGCTCCAATGATCGCCAGACGCATGAACGGATTCTAGTCCGGTTTCCTTGGCCCTAGCGGGAAGGGTCCGTGGAGGTTAGCCGTGTGGCCTTGACCCCTTCGGGCGACGGGCACAGACTGGCACTGCCGGGGGCGATGGCAGTGAGTCGGCGCGCGGAAGGACAGAAGACATGGACGCCAGCGGTAGGTTCCTCGTCGTGGTGGGTGTGGACGGTTCCGAGCAGTCCTTGGCCGCTCTTCGGTGGGCCGTGGAC
The window above is part of the Pseudarthrobacter sp. IC2-21 genome. Proteins encoded here:
- a CDS encoding SLC13 family permease yields the protein MRLAIIGAVLLAAGAVAAVTGTLPAADLAALVDRVAPILLFVVAMTVVTELASEAGIFLWIARRFRHWGRGYSFLLWLFLAVFATLSTIFLSLDTTAVLLTPVVVSVTRQAGLPPLPFALMTVWLANTASLLLPISNLTNLLAQHSLGGISPAGFAALMWAPSLAAVLVPLVFIALVFRRDLSKRYSRIPVGRVRPAAETGSSTAVSTDRVLLGGTAVVLALLLPALVSGVPVWIPAAAAALVLGAVFAFRRPRVLKVQLVPWSLLLFASGLFLVMETARHLGASAFVGQLAGTGESFPELLRLAATGAAGSNVLNNLPAYLLAEPLAETPQRMAALLIGVNAGPLITPWASLATLLWHDRLVRMNVLITWRGYALFGLMVAPLTVFAAVLALAAAG